From Zingiber officinale cultivar Zhangliang chromosome 5B, Zo_v1.1, whole genome shotgun sequence, the proteins below share one genomic window:
- the LOC121985225 gene encoding translation factor GUF1 homolog, mitochondrial-like isoform X2, with protein MFHRHVVDHLDSSDAQMTPTYLLNLIDTPGHVDFSYEVSRSLAACQGALLVVDAAQGVQAQTVANFYLAFESNLSIIPVINKIDQPTADPERVKAQLKSLFDLDPKDALLTSAKTGQGLEQVLPSVIERIPPPPGKCDSPLRMLLLDSYYDEYKGVICHVAVVDGTLRKGDKIASAATGQSYEILDVGIMHPELTSTGMLFTGQVGYIVSGMRSTKEARVGDTLHYAKIPVTPLSGFKPAKHMVFSGLYPANGSDFDALNHAIERLTCNDASVSVAKESSTALGMGFRCGFLGLLHMDVFHQRLEQEYGAQIISTIPTVPYIFEFSDGSKIQVQNPAALPSTAAKRVTACWEPTVIATIIIPTEFVGPIITLCSERRGEQLEYSFIDSQRALMKYRLPLREIIVDFYDELKSITSGYASFDYEDSEYQKSDLVKLDLLLNGQPVDAMATIVHNLKAQRIGRELVDKLKKFIDRHMFEITIQAAVGSKIIARETLSAMRKNVLAKCYGGDITRKRKLLEKQKEGKKRMKRVGSVDIPQEAFHELLKTS; from the exons ATGTTCCATAGACATGTTGTAGATCACCTGGATTCTTCTGATGCACAAATGACACCTACTTATTTATTAAACCTGATTGACACTCCTGGTCATGTGGATTTCAGCTATGAGGTATCGAGATCTCTTGCTGCTTGCCAGGGTGCGCTTTTAGTTGTTGATGCTGCTCAAGGAGTTCAGGCACAGACAGTTGCTAACTTTTATCTTGCATTTGAATCTAATTTAAGTATAATCCCTGTGATAAACAAAATCGACCAACCTACTGCTGATCCAGAGCGTGTTAAAGCTCAGTTGAAGTCATTGTTTGATCTTGATCCAAAAGATGCCCTTCTAACTTCTGCAAAAACTGGTCAAGGGCTTGAACAAGTCTTACCTTCTGTTATAGAGCGCATACCTCCTCCTCCTGGAAAATGTGACTCACCTTTGCGAATGCTTTTGTTGGATTCCTATTATGATGAGTATAAAGGCGTAATTTGCCATGTTGCTGTGGTTGATGGCACTCTTCGCAAAGGGGACAAGATTGCTTCTGCAGCAACTGGTCAAAGTTATGAGATATTAGATGTTGGCATAATGCATCCAGAACTTACTTCTACTGGAATGTTATTTACTGGACAGGTTGGTTACATTGTTAGTGGGATGCGTTCTACAAAGGAGGCACGGGTTGGTGATACACTGCACTATGCCAAAATCCCTGTTACACCTCTTTCAG GTTTCAAGCCTGCAAAGCACATGGTTTTTTCAGGGCTTTATCCAGCTAATGGATCTGACTTCGATGCTCTCAATCATGCAATAGAGCGATTAACTTGCAACGATGCAAGTGTATCAGTCGCCAAAGAGTCTAGTACTGCACTTGGGATGGGTTTCAG GTGTGGCTTTTTAGGCTTGCTTCACATGGATGTCTTTCATCAGCGGCTTGAGCAA GAGTATGGAGCTCAGATCATATCTACAATACCTACTGTACCTTACATATTTGAGTTCTCAGATGGAAG TAAGATACAGGTTCAAAATCCTGCTGCACTTCCTTCAACTGCTGCAAAACGTGTCACTGCTTGTTGGGAACCTACTGTCATTGCCACCATTATAATTCCAACTGA GTTTGTCGGGCCTATTATCACACTTTGTtcagagaggagaggagagcagCTGGAATATTCTTTTATCGACAG TCAGAGAGCACTCATGAAATACCGATTGCCATTAAGGGAAATTATTGTTGACTTCTATGATGAGTTAAAAAGTATAACATCGGGATATGCTTCATTTGACTATGAGGATTCTGA GTATCAAAAATCTGATTTGGTTAAACTTGATCTCCTCCTCAATGGGCAACCAGTTGATGCCATGGCGACAATTGTCCATAACCTTAAGGCACAAAGGATTGGCCGAGAGTTGGTGGACAAACTAAAGAAATTTATAGACAG ACATATGTTTGAGATAACAATACAAGCTGCAGTTGGATCAAAAATTATTGCAAGGGAGAC
- the LOC121985225 gene encoding translation factor GUF1 homolog, mitochondrial-like isoform X1 — MAALVRSSRALTSKLRRHLLRRPYPSSSPSSLLGLDPSGEIYPFMFLDERKFCSQSRHDGRGGGIDLSQYPPERIRNFSIIAHVDHGKSTLADRLLELTGTIRKGHGQPQYLDKLQVERERGITVKAQTAAMFHRHVVDHLDSSDAQMTPTYLLNLIDTPGHVDFSYEVSRSLAACQGALLVVDAAQGVQAQTVANFYLAFESNLSIIPVINKIDQPTADPERVKAQLKSLFDLDPKDALLTSAKTGQGLEQVLPSVIERIPPPPGKCDSPLRMLLLDSYYDEYKGVICHVAVVDGTLRKGDKIASAATGQSYEILDVGIMHPELTSTGMLFTGQVGYIVSGMRSTKEARVGDTLHYAKIPVTPLSGFKPAKHMVFSGLYPANGSDFDALNHAIERLTCNDASVSVAKESSTALGMGFRCGFLGLLHMDVFHQRLEQEYGAQIISTIPTVPYIFEFSDGSKIQVQNPAALPSTAAKRVTACWEPTVIATIIIPTEFVGPIITLCSERRGEQLEYSFIDSQRALMKYRLPLREIIVDFYDELKSITSGYASFDYEDSEYQKSDLVKLDLLLNGQPVDAMATIVHNLKAQRIGRELVDKLKKFIDRHMFEITIQAAVGSKIIARETLSAMRKNVLAKCYGGDITRKRKLLEKQKEGKKRMKRVGSVDIPQEAFHELLKTS, encoded by the exons ATGGCTGCTCTGGTTCGATCTTCCAGAGCGCTGACGTCAAAGCTTCGGCGGCATCTTCTCCGTCGACCCTATCCATCAAGCTCTCCTTCATCTTTGCTGGGTCTTGATCCGTCGGGAGAGATCTATCCATTCATGTTTTTGGATGAACGCAAATTTTGTTCCCAGTCTCGCCATGATGGCCGAGGTGGTGGGATAGATTTGAGCCAATACCCGCCCGAACGGATTCGGAACTTCTCCATCATCGCCCACGTCGATCATGGAAAATCCACACTTGCAGATAGGCTTTTGGAGCTTACGGGCACCATTAGGAAGGGACACGGCCAACCTCAGTACCTTGACAAGCTTCAG GTAGAAAGGGAGAGGGGCATAACAGTCAAAGCACAGACAGCAGCTATGTTCCATAGACATGTTGTAGATCACCTGGATTCTTCTGATGCACAAATGACACCTACTTATTTATTAAACCTGATTGACACTCCTGGTCATGTGGATTTCAGCTATGAGGTATCGAGATCTCTTGCTGCTTGCCAGGGTGCGCTTTTAGTTGTTGATGCTGCTCAAGGAGTTCAGGCACAGACAGTTGCTAACTTTTATCTTGCATTTGAATCTAATTTAAGTATAATCCCTGTGATAAACAAAATCGACCAACCTACTGCTGATCCAGAGCGTGTTAAAGCTCAGTTGAAGTCATTGTTTGATCTTGATCCAAAAGATGCCCTTCTAACTTCTGCAAAAACTGGTCAAGGGCTTGAACAAGTCTTACCTTCTGTTATAGAGCGCATACCTCCTCCTCCTGGAAAATGTGACTCACCTTTGCGAATGCTTTTGTTGGATTCCTATTATGATGAGTATAAAGGCGTAATTTGCCATGTTGCTGTGGTTGATGGCACTCTTCGCAAAGGGGACAAGATTGCTTCTGCAGCAACTGGTCAAAGTTATGAGATATTAGATGTTGGCATAATGCATCCAGAACTTACTTCTACTGGAATGTTATTTACTGGACAGGTTGGTTACATTGTTAGTGGGATGCGTTCTACAAAGGAGGCACGGGTTGGTGATACACTGCACTATGCCAAAATCCCTGTTACACCTCTTTCAG GTTTCAAGCCTGCAAAGCACATGGTTTTTTCAGGGCTTTATCCAGCTAATGGATCTGACTTCGATGCTCTCAATCATGCAATAGAGCGATTAACTTGCAACGATGCAAGTGTATCAGTCGCCAAAGAGTCTAGTACTGCACTTGGGATGGGTTTCAG GTGTGGCTTTTTAGGCTTGCTTCACATGGATGTCTTTCATCAGCGGCTTGAGCAA GAGTATGGAGCTCAGATCATATCTACAATACCTACTGTACCTTACATATTTGAGTTCTCAGATGGAAG TAAGATACAGGTTCAAAATCCTGCTGCACTTCCTTCAACTGCTGCAAAACGTGTCACTGCTTGTTGGGAACCTACTGTCATTGCCACCATTATAATTCCAACTGA GTTTGTCGGGCCTATTATCACACTTTGTtcagagaggagaggagagcagCTGGAATATTCTTTTATCGACAG TCAGAGAGCACTCATGAAATACCGATTGCCATTAAGGGAAATTATTGTTGACTTCTATGATGAGTTAAAAAGTATAACATCGGGATATGCTTCATTTGACTATGAGGATTCTGA GTATCAAAAATCTGATTTGGTTAAACTTGATCTCCTCCTCAATGGGCAACCAGTTGATGCCATGGCGACAATTGTCCATAACCTTAAGGCACAAAGGATTGGCCGAGAGTTGGTGGACAAACTAAAGAAATTTATAGACAG ACATATGTTTGAGATAACAATACAAGCTGCAGTTGGATCAAAAATTATTGCAAGGGAGAC